From one Gracilibacillus salinarum genomic stretch:
- a CDS encoding phosphotransferase encodes MRWSQLLQSYQLQPESIEQITDRLYKIEADHQQYALKHARLLPEDVGRWQAIQQYIQGKKIFGFVPVYSTVHQRSFVEDNGEIYYLMPWVNREISEQPADEYATAIHTIGKLHAATMDYHKIEAVKQNRSTLESQFEQELSYCREQMLQYVRLFEAKRFMSPAELQICMYYRDVEQLFNKMEEWQEIYLDRMEETDQMKYTLCHGNVKPSHYMTTGMNTYLLNWEYALMTSPTYDLVSYYQYLFRFHDCDMDKISESFSVYCRYIDLSDYEKSLLVLQLLSPHNWFRSMSEIMQPRRGTSNVRKSVEIEVEFRKLFHGFQMQEYIYQTLKTDPIDDLG; translated from the coding sequence ATGAGGTGGTCACAACTATTACAATCATATCAATTGCAGCCAGAGTCTATTGAACAAATCACAGATCGTTTATACAAGATAGAAGCAGATCATCAACAATATGCATTAAAGCATGCGAGACTATTGCCAGAAGACGTAGGAAGATGGCAGGCAATTCAACAATATATTCAGGGAAAAAAGATTTTTGGCTTTGTGCCTGTATATTCTACTGTTCACCAGCGGTCATTTGTCGAAGACAACGGGGAGATCTATTATCTAATGCCATGGGTTAACCGTGAAATATCCGAACAGCCGGCAGATGAATATGCAACAGCTATTCATACAATTGGCAAGCTGCATGCCGCAACGATGGATTATCATAAGATAGAAGCAGTTAAACAAAATCGGAGCACATTAGAAAGCCAATTTGAGCAGGAGCTATCATACTGTCGTGAGCAAATGCTGCAATATGTTCGTTTATTTGAAGCAAAACGATTCATGTCACCAGCAGAATTACAAATATGCATGTATTATCGTGACGTGGAGCAGCTTTTTAATAAAATGGAGGAGTGGCAGGAAATATATTTAGATAGAATGGAAGAAACAGATCAGATGAAATATACGTTATGCCATGGAAACGTAAAACCATCCCATTATATGACAACTGGAATGAATACGTACTTATTAAATTGGGAGTATGCATTGATGACTTCGCCAACTTATGATTTAGTTTCTTATTATCAGTATTTGTTCAGGTTTCATGATTGCGACATGGATAAAATCTCAGAATCATTCTCAGTATATTGTCGCTATATCGATTTATCAGACTATGAGAAATCGCTTCTTGTATTACAGCTGCTGTCTCCGCATAACTGGTTTCGATCTATGTCAGAGATAATGCAGCCAAGAAGGGGCACAAGTAATGTAAGAAAGTCTGTTGAAATCGAAGTAGAGTTCCGTAAGTTGTTTCATGGCTTCCAAATGCAAGAATATATATATCAGACATTGAAAACGGATCCGATAGATGATTTAGGTTAA
- a CDS encoding LysM peptidoglycan-binding domain-containing protein gives MQEAFTFNIHEVVAFENEQQIKEMLGIGLEPVISMEELGNTLSIRGVMELKGEYIKSDTPDLRVEEPLNGNYVERVESLSDEMNEFFHKFLIDVSVPLDRIASLDDVLIEVDHFDYNLDAVNKMTIEATLAIHGLQEPQPDRAKEEEESEYTEETELPAFEENRFDEQTEDNEETFHLEMDEEDLDTTNEEYEEEKVVPITSVRAMQENEAQDTEERQNQEEDISAEEELAEAEKEEDKLHVKARNESQDETSYLLNVFADEEASSYTRLKLYIVQPDDQMHTIAERYQLSSKHIMRVNRLEDEDVSAGQLIYIPIPSEE, from the coding sequence TTGCAAGAAGCCTTTACATTTAATATTCATGAAGTAGTTGCATTTGAGAACGAACAGCAGATTAAGGAAATGTTAGGAATAGGTCTGGAACCTGTTATATCAATGGAGGAGTTAGGTAATACACTTTCGATTAGAGGTGTGATGGAACTAAAAGGAGAATATATCAAAAGCGATACACCAGATCTTAGAGTGGAAGAACCGTTGAACGGCAATTATGTCGAACGAGTAGAATCATTATCAGATGAAATGAATGAGTTTTTTCATAAATTTCTCATTGATGTGTCTGTGCCGCTCGATCGCATCGCATCATTAGATGATGTCTTAATAGAAGTCGATCATTTTGACTACAATTTGGATGCTGTTAATAAGATGACGATTGAAGCAACATTAGCTATTCATGGTTTACAGGAACCACAACCAGATCGAGCAAAAGAAGAAGAAGAAAGTGAATATACAGAGGAAACGGAATTGCCGGCTTTTGAAGAAAACCGATTCGATGAGCAGACTGAAGATAACGAAGAGACGTTTCATTTAGAAATGGATGAAGAAGACCTCGACACAACGAATGAAGAGTACGAAGAGGAGAAAGTAGTGCCTATCACGAGCGTTCGAGCCATGCAGGAGAATGAAGCGCAAGACACAGAAGAACGTCAGAATCAAGAAGAGGATATATCAGCTGAAGAAGAGCTTGCAGAAGCAGAAAAAGAAGAGGATAAACTACATGTGAAAGCGAGAAATGAGTCTCAAGATGAGACATCCTATTTGTTGAATGTATTTGCAGATGAAGAAGCATCGAGTTACACACGGTTGAAATTATATATCGTCCAGCCAGATGATCAGATGCATACGATTGCCGAGCGATATCAACTCTCATCAAAACACATTATGAGAGTGAATCGATTAGAAGATGAAGATGTTTCTGCCGGACAATTGATTTATATTCCGATTCCTTCTGAAGAATAA
- the hemL gene encoding glutamate-1-semialdehyde 2,1-aminomutase — MRENQKSVDAYKESVELMPGGVNSPVRAFKSVGMNPIYMDHGKGSKIYDIDGNEYIDYVLSWGPLILGHADDRVVTKLKEVAEKGTSFGAPTLLENELAQLVIDRVPSIEMVRMVNSGTEATMSALRLARGYTGKNKILKFEGNYHGHGDSLLIKAGSGVATLGLPDSPGVPESVAQHTITVPYNDIESVRYAFEQFGDDIAAVIVEPVSGNMGVVPPNEDFLQILRDITNQYQSLLIFDEVMTGFRVGYHCAQGHFEVTPDLTCLGKVIGGGLPVGAYGGKREIMERIAPVGDIYQAGTLSGNPLAMTAGLETLKAMDRSSYDDINTKVDRLIEGYRLAAEKYNIPLQINRAGSMVGIFFANEPVINYETASKSNTEAFATYYRTMAEEGIFLPPSQFEGLFLSISHTDQDIEKTIAAVDKAFQKLS, encoded by the coding sequence ATGCGAGAAAATCAAAAATCTGTTGATGCATATAAAGAGTCGGTAGAATTAATGCCTGGTGGTGTCAATTCTCCAGTTAGAGCGTTTAAATCTGTGGGAATGAACCCGATTTATATGGATCACGGTAAAGGATCCAAAATTTATGATATTGATGGCAATGAATACATTGATTATGTGTTAAGCTGGGGACCGTTAATTTTAGGTCATGCTGATGATCGAGTAGTCACAAAACTAAAAGAGGTGGCTGAAAAAGGGACTAGCTTTGGGGCACCGACTTTATTAGAGAATGAATTAGCGCAATTAGTGATTGATCGTGTTCCTTCTATCGAAATGGTGCGAATGGTTAATTCTGGTACGGAAGCAACCATGAGTGCATTGCGTCTGGCACGTGGTTATACAGGAAAAAATAAAATCCTTAAATTTGAAGGAAACTATCATGGTCATGGTGATTCTTTATTAATTAAAGCAGGATCTGGTGTTGCAACTTTAGGGTTGCCGGACAGCCCTGGTGTGCCTGAGAGTGTTGCGCAGCACACGATAACAGTGCCATATAATGATATCGAAAGCGTTCGGTATGCCTTTGAACAGTTTGGTGATGATATTGCGGCGGTGATTGTTGAGCCAGTGTCTGGTAATATGGGAGTTGTTCCGCCAAATGAAGACTTTTTGCAAATATTACGTGACATTACGAACCAGTATCAATCCTTGTTGATCTTTGATGAAGTAATGACAGGATTCCGAGTTGGCTACCATTGTGCACAAGGTCATTTCGAGGTCACACCTGATTTAACATGCTTAGGGAAAGTTATTGGTGGTGGCCTTCCTGTAGGTGCTTATGGCGGTAAACGAGAAATTATGGAACGTATTGCTCCAGTTGGTGATATTTATCAAGCCGGAACGTTATCTGGTAATCCGCTGGCGATGACAGCAGGTCTTGAAACATTAAAAGCAATGGATCGTTCCTCTTATGATGATATCAATACGAAAGTAGACCGTTTAATAGAAGGATATAGACTGGCTGCAGAGAAATATAATATTCCTCTGCAAATTAACCGGGCAGGATCTATGGTAGGTATCTTCTTTGCAAATGAGCCTGTGATTAATTACGAGACAGCTTCTAAATCAAATACAGAAGCATTTGCTACGTATTACCGGACAATGGCAGAAGAAGGCATATTCCTTCCTCCTTCTCAATTCGAAGGCTTGTTCCTGTCTATATCTCATACAGATCAAGATATTGAAAAAACAATCGCAGCAGTCGATAAAGCATTCCAAAAATTATCATAA
- the hemB gene encoding porphobilinogen synthase, with amino-acid sequence MSTTRFDRHRRLRSSSVMRRFVRETELQVNDLVYPLFVVEGEKIKNEVSSMPGVFQVSLDYLDNEIDELLELGIPSVLLFGIPKEKDEVGSGAYDPDGIVQLAIRQIKERTDQLLIIADTCLCEYTSHGHCGLIEHGDVDNDKSLPLHVKTAVTQAEAGADIIAPSNMMDGFVAEIREGLDEAGYTNVPIMSYAVKYASAFYGPFRDAADSTPQFGDRKTYQMDPANRLEAIREATSDRAEGADFLIVKPALSYMDIIRDVKNEFPVPVVAYNVSGEYSMVKAASLNGWVDERAIVLEKLTAMKRAGADIIITYFAKDVARWLQEN; translated from the coding sequence ATGTCTACAACACGATTTGACCGCCATCGTCGTTTACGGTCTTCCAGCGTTATGCGTCGATTCGTTCGTGAAACAGAATTACAAGTAAATGATTTAGTTTACCCATTATTTGTCGTTGAAGGGGAAAAAATAAAAAACGAAGTCTCTTCAATGCCAGGAGTTTTCCAAGTATCTCTAGATTATTTGGACAATGAGATTGATGAATTACTGGAATTAGGGATCCCATCCGTTCTTTTATTCGGGATACCGAAAGAGAAAGATGAAGTTGGATCAGGGGCATATGATCCTGATGGAATCGTTCAACTAGCCATTCGTCAAATTAAAGAAAGAACAGATCAGCTGCTGATTATCGCTGATACATGCCTTTGCGAATATACCTCGCATGGCCATTGTGGACTCATTGAACATGGAGATGTGGATAATGATAAATCATTACCATTACATGTGAAAACGGCAGTAACGCAAGCTGAAGCTGGCGCAGATATCATTGCACCCTCGAACATGATGGATGGCTTTGTAGCAGAAATTCGCGAAGGGCTAGATGAAGCAGGGTATACCAATGTTCCGATTATGTCGTATGCAGTTAAATATGCCTCAGCATTTTACGGGCCATTTCGTGATGCAGCTGATAGTACACCACAGTTTGGCGATAGAAAAACATATCAGATGGATCCGGCTAATCGCTTGGAAGCAATCAGAGAAGCGACTTCTGATAGAGCAGAGGGTGCTGATTTCTTAATTGTAAAGCCAGCTCTTTCTTATATGGATATTATTCGGGACGTAAAAAATGAATTTCCTGTTCCGGTGGTAGCCTACAACGTAAGCGGGGAATATTCAATGGTTAAAGCAGCAAGTCTTAATGGCTGGGTTGATGAACGAGCGATTGTGTTAGAGAAGCTGACTGCCATGAAGCGTGCTGGAGCAGATATTATTATTACGTATTTTGCGAAAGATGTAGCAAGATGGCTGCAAGAAAACTAA
- a CDS encoding uroporphyrinogen-III synthase encodes MNKPLSGKRIMVTREAKQALPLVYLLESYGAHCERVPLLYFEKCLLEDVQKSLQEISQYDWLFFTSANTVHFFDQFVKKLGLKIDQKIAAVGEKTAQLLEEYGYRVDFVPSIFAGSTMVREFREIVSSCHIALLCGSNARREIPEQLQQQGLSFEKIVIYRTMKNKEVIPLLQEKATEMNAVFFTSPSTVNTFHQFLAASLLEQVKKNVTAVAIGSTTSEALEKHGFQQIIYPETFTIENMVATYLDYIREGDK; translated from the coding sequence ATGAACAAGCCTTTATCAGGCAAAAGAATAATGGTGACGAGGGAAGCGAAACAAGCGCTTCCTTTAGTCTATTTATTGGAATCTTACGGTGCTCACTGTGAGAGAGTTCCTCTGCTTTATTTTGAGAAATGCTTATTGGAAGATGTCCAAAAAAGCTTACAGGAGATCAGTCAATATGATTGGCTTTTTTTCACTAGTGCGAATACCGTACATTTTTTTGACCAATTTGTTAAAAAGCTGGGACTGAAAATAGATCAAAAAATTGCTGCAGTCGGGGAGAAAACCGCTCAACTTCTTGAAGAGTATGGATATCGTGTGGATTTTGTTCCCTCTATTTTCGCTGGGAGTACAATGGTTCGCGAATTTCGTGAGATTGTTTCGTCCTGTCATATTGCTTTATTATGTGGAAGTAACGCCAGAAGAGAAATCCCCGAACAATTACAACAACAAGGTCTTTCTTTTGAAAAAATAGTGATTTATCGTACAATGAAAAATAAAGAAGTAATACCATTGCTTCAGGAAAAAGCGACCGAAATGAATGCTGTTTTTTTTACAAGTCCTTCAACGGTAAATACGTTTCACCAATTCTTAGCTGCTTCGCTTTTGGAACAGGTGAAGAAGAATGTGACAGCCGTTGCCATTGGTTCGACGACAAGCGAGGCACTTGAAAAGCATGGATTTCAGCAAATTATCTATCCTGAGACATTTACGATTGAGAATATGGTAGCTACTTATCTTGATTACATAAGAGAAGGTGATAAATAA
- the hemC gene encoding hydroxymethylbilane synthase, with product MRKIVVGSRRSNLALTQSEWVIEQLQKHVGDQYQFEIKKIVTKGDQILNVTLSKVGGKGLFVKEIENAMYDKEIDFAVHSMKDMPAVMPEGLIIGSIPVREDHRDAFISNNHVALADLPAGAVIGTSSLRRGSQILAARPDLQIHWIRGNIETRMRKLKEENFDAIILAAAGLKRMNWSEDIVTEYLEPEICVPAVGQGALAIECREDDEELLQLLTKINDDYTTKTVKAERTFLHLLNGGCSVPIGGYAYLDGDSIVLTALVASSDGKTVLKETVTGTDPEQVGKEAAEKLQARGAQELVDEAIEANQE from the coding sequence ATGCGCAAAATAGTCGTAGGTTCAAGAAGAAGTAATTTAGCTTTAACGCAATCGGAATGGGTGATTGAACAGTTACAGAAACATGTAGGTGATCAATATCAGTTCGAAATCAAAAAGATCGTAACTAAAGGGGATCAAATTCTCAATGTGACATTATCGAAAGTTGGGGGAAAAGGTCTTTTTGTTAAAGAAATTGAAAATGCGATGTATGACAAAGAAATTGATTTTGCAGTTCATAGTATGAAGGACATGCCTGCGGTTATGCCAGAAGGGTTAATCATTGGCTCTATTCCGGTACGTGAAGATCACCGGGATGCTTTTATTTCCAATAATCATGTTGCATTAGCGGACTTACCTGCAGGTGCAGTAATTGGGACAAGCAGCTTGAGAAGGGGATCACAAATTCTGGCAGCTCGTCCTGATTTGCAAATTCATTGGATCAGGGGAAATATTGAAACGCGCATGCGCAAATTAAAAGAAGAAAATTTCGACGCGATTATTTTAGCTGCAGCTGGGCTAAAACGAATGAACTGGAGCGAGGATATCGTAACGGAATATTTGGAACCTGAAATTTGTGTACCTGCTGTCGGTCAAGGAGCATTAGCAATTGAATGCCGTGAAGATGATGAGGAATTATTACAATTGCTCACTAAAATCAATGACGATTACACAACAAAAACCGTCAAAGCAGAGCGGACTTTCTTGCATTTACTAAATGGTGGTTGTTCTGTTCCAATCGGAGGCTATGCCTATTTAGATGGTGATAGTATTGTACTTACTGCACTGGTTGCCAGCAGTGATGGTAAGACAGTCCTGAAAGAAACCGTGACTGGTACGGACCCTGAACAGGTTGGAAAAGAGGCAGCTGAGAAACTCCAGGCACGTGGTGCACAAGAATTAGTCGATGAAGCGATTGAGGCGAACCAGGAATGA
- a CDS encoding cytochrome C assembly family protein, with protein sequence MLAERIIHECMLMLYGLSVIFYFIDFLYQNRKANHIAFWLLSVVWILQTIFLLTEIWQNSSLPIQTLHDGLYTYTWIIITFSLVVHRFFQLEFFMFFMSVFGFFFMIVHTLQSVRLTDSNQIPMVLNEMLFAHIVLALLSYGLFTISFILACLYFMQYQLLKRKIGYKWLRRFQDLEGLEKRAFHLIVLAEPMLILSIILGVVWAYMTGTEFYWGDSKTIGSILVFAIYAGYLYIRIKQGYRGKKILTWNVIAFLILLINFFLFNSLSNFHM encoded by the coding sequence ATGTTGGCTGAACGAATTATTCATGAATGCATGTTGATGTTATACGGCTTAAGTGTCATATTCTATTTTATAGATTTTCTTTACCAAAACCGGAAAGCAAACCATATTGCTTTCTGGTTGCTTTCTGTGGTTTGGATTCTTCAAACCATTTTTTTATTAACGGAGATATGGCAAAATTCCAGTCTGCCAATACAAACGTTGCATGATGGTTTGTATACGTACACATGGATTATTATTACATTCTCACTCGTTGTGCATCGATTTTTCCAACTTGAATTCTTTATGTTTTTTATGAGTGTATTTGGATTCTTCTTTATGATTGTGCATACACTGCAATCGGTGAGACTGACTGATTCCAATCAAATTCCGATGGTATTAAATGAAATGTTATTTGCACATATTGTGCTAGCCTTGTTATCTTATGGGTTATTTACAATTTCGTTTATTTTAGCATGTTTATATTTTATGCAATATCAGTTATTAAAACGAAAAATAGGGTATAAATGGTTAAGAAGATTCCAAGACTTAGAAGGACTGGAAAAGCGTGCTTTTCACCTGATTGTACTTGCAGAACCAATGTTAATCCTGTCGATCATTTTAGGTGTCGTATGGGCTTATATGACGGGGACAGAGTTTTACTGGGGCGATAGCAAGACAATAGGTTCCATACTTGTTTTTGCCATATATGCAGGCTACTTGTATATTCGGATCAAACAAGGTTATCGTGGGAAGAAGATTTTAACATGGAACGTTATCGCTTTTCTGATATTATTAATTAATTTCTTTTTATTCAACAGTTTATCGAATTTTCATATGTAA
- the hemA gene encoding glutamyl-tRNA reductase: MHIITAGINYKTAPVEVREMLAFREDSLIEAMTELNSRKSVLENVIISTCNRTEIYAVVDQLHTGRYFIKQFLSDWFGIEKEDFVPYIIFYENEAAVEHLFRLSCGLESMVMGETQILGQVKQTFLQAQQHKLTGTIFNELFKQAITIGKRSQRETMIGENAVSVSYAAVELAKKIFTDLQKKHVVIIGAGKMGELAAKNLVGSGAVQVTVVNRTMEKAEQLAKQFNGTAKSIDELEASLVEADIVISSTGADQYMITKDLYRKVEKQRKGRPLFLVDIAVPRDLDPALEAVDNVFLYDIDDLQHVVDSNLEARKAAAEEVELWIEEAIVAFNEWLQTLGVVPVITALREQALEIQKETMKSIERKMPNLTDRERKVLNKHTKSIVNQLLKQPILQAKELAGQKNAEQSLSLFMQIFDIEELVNENVQKTEDDKVITFDKKKEKMIQRLQNVSTH; this comes from the coding sequence GTGCATATCATAACAGCAGGTATAAATTATAAAACAGCGCCTGTCGAAGTTAGAGAAATGCTCGCATTTCGTGAGGATAGCTTAATCGAAGCTATGACAGAGCTCAATAGCAGAAAAAGTGTATTAGAGAATGTCATTATTTCGACATGCAATCGTACCGAAATATATGCGGTCGTGGATCAACTTCATACAGGCAGATATTTCATTAAGCAATTTTTGTCTGATTGGTTTGGTATTGAGAAAGAAGATTTTGTTCCTTATATCATCTTTTATGAAAATGAAGCAGCGGTTGAGCATTTATTCCGTTTAAGCTGTGGATTAGAATCGATGGTGATGGGAGAAACACAAATTCTCGGTCAAGTGAAACAAACCTTTCTTCAAGCTCAGCAGCATAAGTTGACAGGAACGATTTTTAATGAGCTGTTTAAACAGGCCATTACTATAGGTAAGAGAAGCCAACGTGAGACGATGATAGGTGAAAATGCAGTTTCTGTAAGTTACGCAGCGGTCGAATTAGCGAAGAAGATTTTCACCGACTTACAGAAAAAACACGTCGTCATTATAGGTGCAGGAAAAATGGGTGAATTAGCAGCTAAAAACCTTGTCGGTTCTGGTGCTGTCCAAGTTACAGTCGTAAACCGCACGATGGAAAAAGCTGAACAATTAGCCAAACAATTTAATGGTACTGCGAAATCCATCGATGAGCTGGAAGCCTCATTAGTTGAAGCAGATATTGTCATCAGCTCGACTGGTGCCGATCAATATATGATTACCAAAGATTTATATCGCAAGGTGGAAAAACAGCGAAAAGGTCGTCCTTTATTTTTGGTTGATATAGCTGTTCCTCGGGATTTAGATCCGGCCTTAGAAGCAGTAGATAATGTCTTCTTATACGATATTGATGACTTGCAGCATGTGGTCGACAGTAATTTAGAAGCAAGAAAAGCAGCTGCGGAAGAAGTGGAACTATGGATTGAAGAAGCAATTGTAGCGTTTAATGAATGGTTACAAACGTTAGGAGTTGTGCCAGTTATTACAGCGTTAAGAGAACAAGCGCTTGAAATTCAGAAAGAAACCATGAAAAGTATAGAACGCAAAATGCCTAACTTAACAGATCGTGAACGTAAAGTGTTAAACAAACATACGAAAAGTATAGTGAATCAACTATTGAAACAACCAATTCTGCAAGCAAAAGAATTAGCAGGTCAAAAAAATGCAGAGCAATCTTTATCATTATTTATGCAAATTTTTGACATCGAAGAGCTAGTGAACGAAAATGTTCAAAAAACAGAAGATGATAAAGTTATTACCTTTGATAAAAAGAAGGAGAAAATGATACAAAGACTACAAAATGTGTCTACACATTAA
- a CDS encoding LiaI-LiaF-like domain-containing protein has product MKKNGLVAYLLIGIGIYFLLRELRIPVFTDFYSWPTLLILVGVAFLIYAFSIKDYTNIFPGVILLGLGIHFHSLNHYPFWIDHWAMFTIIVAIAFLARALKTKNGFFPGLILLAISLFAIFADQQPSWFNWINQVMLWLERFWPIILIALGAYLLLKKK; this is encoded by the coding sequence TTGAAAAAAAATGGTCTTGTCGCTTATTTATTAATCGGTATCGGTATATATTTTTTACTCCGTGAGTTACGGATACCCGTTTTTACCGATTTTTATTCGTGGCCGACGTTATTAATATTAGTTGGTGTTGCGTTTCTCATTTACGCTTTCTCAATTAAAGATTATACTAATATTTTTCCTGGTGTTATTCTATTAGGATTAGGTATTCACTTTCACAGCTTAAACCATTATCCTTTCTGGATCGACCATTGGGCTATGTTCACCATTATTGTAGCAATAGCATTCCTGGCACGTGCTTTAAAAACAAAAAATGGCTTTTTTCCAGGTCTTATCCTGTTAGCAATTTCTTTATTTGCTATTTTTGCGGATCAACAACCAAGCTGGTTCAATTGGATTAATCAGGTGATGCTTTGGCTTGAACGATTCTGGCCCATCATTTTAATTGCTTTAGGCGCTTATTTACTGTTGAAAAAGAAATAA
- a CDS encoding DMT family transporter, producing the protein MKNYVAYMLTMIGAGFWGLTGLFVDSLYGYGFTAWEIVAIRLTVSSTILLVVLLLTQPGKLKIQWKHLPYFFGLGVGSIVFFNWCYFTVMQQTSLSIAVVLLYTAPIFVTILSSFLFHEPVTRSKIISLCLTVIGCALAIGLFPFGNLTIPLISIVLGILSAFFCGLYSIIGKQVSRHYNFLTTTVYALLTGSIFILPTSGLWNKTEAFQSIEVWLNIAGIAIVSTIAAYTLYTLGLAYIESSKAAILGAMEPIVAVIVGVVIFGDQLTFIQTFGILLVISAAFMTVYRRKRKIK; encoded by the coding sequence ATGAAGAACTATGTTGCGTATATGTTAACAATGATTGGTGCAGGGTTCTGGGGACTAACTGGATTATTCGTTGACAGCTTGTATGGATATGGCTTCACTGCCTGGGAAATTGTTGCGATACGATTGACCGTATCCTCAACAATTTTGTTGGTTGTGCTGTTACTGACTCAACCGGGTAAATTAAAAATACAATGGAAACACCTTCCGTATTTTTTTGGTTTAGGCGTAGGAAGCATTGTCTTTTTCAACTGGTGTTATTTCACCGTCATGCAACAGACATCCTTATCCATAGCTGTCGTCTTACTTTACACTGCTCCAATTTTTGTAACGATTTTGTCCAGTTTCCTTTTCCATGAGCCGGTTACCAGAAGTAAAATTATTTCCTTGTGTTTAACGGTTATTGGTTGTGCATTAGCGATCGGATTATTCCCTTTTGGCAACTTGACAATTCCATTAATCAGTATCGTCTTAGGAATACTTTCTGCTTTTTTCTGTGGATTATACAGTATTATTGGTAAACAAGTAAGCAGACACTATAATTTTCTTACTACCACTGTCTATGCTTTATTAACAGGGAGTATTTTCATCTTACCAACCAGCGGGCTATGGAATAAAACAGAGGCCTTCCAATCCATTGAAGTTTGGTTGAATATTGCTGGCATTGCGATTGTTTCTACGATTGCTGCTTATACGCTGTACACGTTAGGGCTTGCATATATCGAATCAAGCAAAGCAGCGATATTAGGAGCAATGGAACCAATTGTAGCTGTAATAGTCGGTGTGGTCATTTTCGGTGATCAATTGACTTTCATTCAGACATTTGGTATTTTATTAGTCATTAGCGCGGCGTTTATGACGGTATACCGAAGAAAAAGAAAAATAAAATAA
- the yihA gene encoding ribosome biogenesis GTP-binding protein YihA/YsxC produces MKVSKAEIVISAVSEKQYPSDRRPEIALAGRSNVGKSSFINKLINRKNLARTSSKPGKTQTLNFYNINDILYFVDVPGYGYAKVSKKEREKWGIMMEEYFSLRDTLKLTVLIVDIRHKPTEDDRMMYDFLKHYEIPVLVIATKLDKIPKNKKSAHLKQVIDTLDLDPEDTVIPFSAETSEGKEDAWSYLSKYI; encoded by the coding sequence ATGAAAGTAAGTAAAGCAGAAATTGTGATAAGTGCAGTATCTGAGAAGCAATACCCGTCTGACAGACGTCCGGAAATTGCCTTAGCGGGACGATCGAATGTCGGTAAATCGTCTTTCATCAACAAATTAATCAATCGCAAAAATTTAGCCAGAACGTCATCAAAGCCCGGAAAGACTCAGACATTAAATTTTTATAATATAAATGATATCCTTTATTTTGTTGATGTTCCAGGCTACGGCTATGCAAAAGTATCCAAAAAAGAGCGGGAAAAATGGGGAATAATGATGGAAGAATACTTCTCGCTTCGTGATACACTTAAGTTAACGGTATTAATTGTTGATATTCGTCACAAGCCAACTGAAGATGATAGAATGATGTATGACTTTTTAAAACATTATGAAATCCCGGTATTGGTCATTGCGACTAAATTGGATAAGATACCGAAAAACAAAAAATCAGCCCATCTCAAACAAGTCATTGATACACTCGATTTAGATCCGGAAGACACTGTGATACCATTCTCGGCTGAAACGAGTGAAGGTAAAGAAGACGCGTGGAGTTATCTGTCTAAATATATTTAA